The Alphaproteobacteria bacterium genome contains a region encoding:
- a CDS encoding type II toxin-antitoxin system HicB family antitoxin, with amino-acid sequence MTEPANRYAIVVFWSGEDDAWVADVPDLKSCSAFGSTREEAVAEIGVAIEAWLAAARDAGLEIPKPQFQPHHEAAE; translated from the coding sequence ATGACTGAACCTGCCAATCGCTACGCCATCGTGGTTTTCTGGTCGGGCGAGGACGACGCTTGGGTCGCCGACGTTCCGGACCTCAAGTCGTGCTCCGCGTTTGGCTCTACGCGAGAAGAGGCGGTAGCAGAGATTGGCGTCGCGATTGAGGCATGGCTCGCTGCCGCGCGCGATGCAGGGCTTGAAATTCCGAAGCCGCAATTTCAGCCGCATCATGAAGCCGCCGAATAA
- a CDS encoding type II toxin-antitoxin system HicA family toxin, with amino-acid sequence MISFRDFQRLLERLRFRLDCVNGSHHIYLHPKVSRPVNVQKAGRDAKPYQVRQLRDIVEEFGLKLDD; translated from the coding sequence GTGATTTCGTTCCGCGATTTTCAGAGGCTGCTGGAGCGCCTCCGATTTCGCCTCGACTGCGTCAACGGCAGTCACCACATCTACCTGCATCCGAAGGTCTCGCGACCCGTGAACGTTCAAAAGGCCGGGAGGGATGCTAAACCGTATCAAGTGCGACAGCTCCGCGATATAGTCGAGGAATTCGGATTGAAACTCGATGACTGA
- the guaA gene encoding glutamine-hydrolyzing GMP synthase codes for MTHDKILIVDFGSQVTQLIARRIREEGVYSEIVPFQKAEAAFDAMKPTGVILSGGPESVHEVGSPRAPQKIFDAGVPVLGICYGQMTMAAQLGGTVEGGHHREFGRADVEVRAESRLFDDVWRAGEHYPVWMSHGDRITKMPPGFQVAGVSANAPFAVIQDEKRRYYGLMFHPEVMHTPHGAALLRNFVRKISGAKGDWTMRAFKDEAIEKIRSQVGKGRVICGLSGGVDSAVAAVLIHEAIGEQLTCVFVDHGLLRLGEGEKVVALFRDHYNIPLVHVEAERLFLDALEGVSDPEVKRKTIGRLFIDVFEVEAKKIGGAEFLAQGTLYPDVIESVSFTGGPSVTIKSHHNVGGLPARMNMKLVEPLRELFKDEVRKLGRELGLPEAFVGRHPFPGPGLAIRVPGEITREKLDILRLADDVFIEEIRRAGLYDDIWQAFAVILPVKTVGVMGDGRTYDFVVGLRAVTSTDGMTADFYPFEMKFIGHVATRIINEVKGVNRVVYDVTSKPPGTIEWE; via the coding sequence ATGACGCACGACAAGATTCTGATCGTCGATTTCGGCTCCCAGGTCACCCAGCTGATCGCGCGGCGTATCCGCGAGGAGGGGGTCTATTCCGAGATCGTGCCGTTCCAGAAAGCCGAAGCCGCCTTCGACGCGATGAAGCCGACCGGCGTCATTCTGTCGGGCGGCCCGGAATCTGTGCACGAAGTGGGCTCGCCGCGCGCGCCGCAGAAGATTTTCGACGCGGGCGTTCCGGTGCTGGGCATCTGCTACGGCCAGATGACCATGGCGGCCCAGCTCGGCGGCACGGTCGAGGGCGGGCACCATCGCGAGTTCGGCCGCGCCGACGTCGAGGTGAGAGCCGAGAGCCGCCTGTTCGACGACGTGTGGCGCGCCGGCGAGCACTACCCCGTGTGGATGAGCCACGGCGACCGCATCACCAAAATGCCGCCGGGCTTCCAGGTCGCGGGCGTTTCGGCCAACGCGCCATTCGCTGTGATCCAGGACGAAAAGCGCCGGTACTACGGCCTGATGTTCCACCCCGAGGTGATGCACACGCCGCACGGCGCGGCGCTGCTGCGCAATTTCGTGCGCAAGATTTCCGGCGCCAAAGGCGACTGGACCATGCGGGCCTTCAAGGACGAGGCGATCGAGAAGATCCGGAGCCAAGTCGGCAAGGGGCGCGTGATCTGCGGGCTTTCCGGTGGCGTCGATTCGGCGGTCGCGGCCGTGCTGATCCACGAGGCGATCGGCGAGCAACTCACTTGCGTTTTCGTCGACCACGGCCTGCTGCGGCTCGGGGAAGGCGAGAAGGTCGTCGCGCTGTTCCGCGATCACTACAACATCCCGCTGGTGCACGTCGAAGCCGAGAGGCTGTTCCTCGACGCCCTCGAAGGCGTCAGCGACCCGGAGGTGAAGCGCAAGACCATCGGCCGCCTGTTCATCGATGTGTTCGAGGTCGAGGCGAAGAAGATCGGCGGCGCGGAGTTCCTGGCGCAGGGCACGCTCTACCCGGACGTGATCGAGAGCGTGTCGTTCACCGGCGGGCCTTCGGTCACCATCAAGTCGCACCATAATGTCGGCGGGCTCCCCGCGCGCATGAACATGAAGCTGGTCGAGCCGCTGCGCGAGCTCTTCAAGGACGAGGTGCGCAAGCTCGGCCGCGAGCTGGGCCTGCCCGAGGCCTTCGTCGGCCGTCATCCGTTTCCTGGGCCGGGCCTTGCGATCCGCGTGCCCGGCGAGATCACGCGCGAGAAGCTCGACATTCTTCGTTTGGCGGATGACGTGTTCATCGAGGAAATCCGCCGCGCCGGGCTCTATGACGACATCTGGCAGGCGTTCGCCGTGATCCTGCCGGTGAAGACCGTCGGCGTGATGGGCGACGGGCGCACCTACGACTTCGTCGTCGGCTTGCGCGCCGTGACCTCGACCGACGGCATGACCGCCGACTTCTATCCCTTCGAGATGAAATTCATCGGCCACGTCGCGACCCGCATCATCAACGAGGTGAAGGGCGTCAACCGGGTGGTGTACGACGTGACCAGCAAGCCGCCGGGGACGATCGAGTGGGAGTGA